ATTGAAAATAAATGATAAAATCAACCAAACGTCTGAAACAGTCCTCAAAACAGGGCAGATATTTTCAGGTGTTTTTAGTAATTTAATTCCTAACCAATTTTACAGTGTAAAACACAAACTAAAAACCTTCAGTGGACTACCTATAAGTAATGAAAAACAAAGACTATCTTATCTTTCTGAACGAATTCAGAGAATGCCGGATTCTATTCTTGGCGTTATGTTAAATAATATTAAGTTAGTAGATCATCCGGGGTATAATGTAGAAGTTGATGATATATTCCTTGCGCAAAATATTCCTTTAATATTTGATTACATTACATCGATGTCGGATCTCTTATTAGTAAAAGTAGACAGAGCAACAATGGCTTATTCATTGGAAGGAAGAGAACCTTTATTGGATCACAGAATTGTTGAAATGGCAGCACAATTGCCTTTTGAATATAAAATAAACGGTGATATACAAAAGAGGATTCTTAAAGATATTGTTCATCAATATATTCCCAAAGAAATTATGGATCGTCCTAAAGCAGGTTTTGATCTTCCTGTATATCAATGGTTGCATAAGGATCTTTCCTATTTATTAGATATGTATTCCAATCAAAAGGCTATTCAGAAATCCGGATACTTTCAACCGCAACATGTTGAATGGATTATACAACAATTTAAACAAGGTAAGCTCAGGTATATTACACTCATTTGGCGATTTTTAATTTTTCAAATGTGGTGGGAAAAATGGATGGAATAATTTTCCAAATTTATTAAATAATCCAGATTTGTAAACATTAAGTATCTAAATATAATAGTAAAATGATAAAGGAAAACCATACTTTTTCTGATAAATGCCCAGTTTGTTCAGGTCAAAACCTTCAGGTTAAAGACTGGGTATTAAGAAATAATTATCAACTGGGTGTATGCATAGATTGTGGATTTAAGTTTACTCAACCCAGGCCAAATTTGAATTTTTTAATTGATTATTACAACAGTATTTCAAGTGTCAGGTTTTATAAACATACAAATGAAGAAACTTTAAAAGATACTAAAAAGCTGCACAAAGCCTTTAAGAAATATGCTCCCAATGGTAAACGAGTATTAGAAATAGGTTGTTCAACTGCTTATTATTTGCACGGTCTGAAATTAAGGGGATATGAGGTAGTAGGAACAGAGCTTTCGGAAGATGCTTGTAATCTTGCACGCAAATGGTATAATGTAGAAGTATATGCCTCTGAATATCCACCAAAAGAGTACTTACAAACGTTTGATATAATCATCTTACATCACGTTATTGAGCACGTAATTGATCCTAGAGATTTTTTGGCTAAAGCATGTGAATATTTAAATAAGGATGGTATTGTTATTATTGAAACACCAAATGTAAATTCGATGGGTATTTCTGTTTTTAAACAACATTATCCGGTACTTTGCCCACCGGGACATTTAAACTATTTTTCTCCGGCAACTTTAACATCTATACTTCCATCCAATTTTAAATCATTAGATGTGACAACCATAAATAGTGGTAATTCTACG
The genomic region above belongs to Saprospiraceae bacterium and contains:
- a CDS encoding class I SAM-dependent methyltransferase, which encodes MIKENHTFSDKCPVCSGQNLQVKDWVLRNNYQLGVCIDCGFKFTQPRPNLNFLIDYYNSISSVRFYKHTNEETLKDTKKLHKAFKKYAPNGKRVLEIGCSTAYYLHGLKLRGYEVVGTELSEDACNLARKWYNVEVYASEYPPKEYLQTFDIIILHHVIEHVIDPRDFLAKACEYLNKDGIVIIETPNVNSMGISVFKQHYPVLCPPGHLNYFSPATLTSILPSNFKSLDVTTINSGNSTIYNSLNAISSFMGVKKSIDDKISKKTEFFSDNNTVVKSNRKFTILRAMFKVSYVIQTIFYPIFYLLEKSNKGENLQLIARKEK